In a genomic window of Jaculus jaculus isolate mJacJac1 chromosome 8, mJacJac1.mat.Y.cur, whole genome shotgun sequence:
- the Scp2d1 gene encoding LOW QUALITY PROTEIN: SCP2 sterol-binding domain-containing protein 1 (The sequence of the model RefSeq protein was modified relative to this genomic sequence to represent the inferred CDS: deleted 1 base in 1 codon), producing MWKRIDPHSTKIKAGDGPQTSQLTSLESSPPISALPQSLELSDIQIFPVFEDISHHIKKAGTQLVKKVNAIFQLDITKDGRIILQWTIDWSGSGDTYLESAQLPEDTVFTIPESVFMELVLGKMNRQKALLAGKFKVRGKVFLSQKLERLFKDWARF from the exons ATGTGGAAGAGAATTGACCCTCACTCC ACCAAGATCAAAGCAGGGGATGGGCCTCAGACCAGCCAGTTGACCAGTCTGGAATCATCACCACCGATATCTGCCCTGCCCCAGTCTCTAGAGCTATCAGACATTCAGATCTTCCCAGTGTTCGAGGACATCAGTCATCACATCAAAAAAGCTGGCACCCAACTGGTAAAGAAAGTCAATGCTATCTTTCAGCTGGATATCACCAAGGACGGGAGGATCATTCTTCAGTGGACCATTGACTGGAGTGGTTCTGGAGACACCTACTTGGAATCTGCCCAGCTCCCAGAAGATACTGTCTTCACCATCCCAGAGTCTGTCTTCATGGAGTTAGTTTTGGGTAAAATGAACCGGCAAAAAGCTCTCCTGGCTGGCAAGTTCAAAGTAAGAGGCAAAGTTTTTCTGAGCCAGAAGCTGGAGAGGCTCTTCAAAGATTGGGCTAGATTTTAA